The Methylomonas koyamae genome has a segment encoding these proteins:
- a CDS encoding methyl-accepting chemotaxis protein: MNSNANIPFLRTKLNYAVATILVSVAAAFAYSVIAFGFSWIMLLLLLPLPLVALVSWQTGKQSLTVLERIEDVLKYTIKGELYHRVTGTPGMGEIGKVAWELNETLDIMECYFKEISTCFRHASEGNHERYALVDGLPGLLKQSAKNMNAAIKLMDDNDKLMIKNRLSAGLHALNTSNLLSNLKGNQNDLINITEQMQKVENIATETGRNADDSLATVETISNSLTGINSNVHSVSDVIGALINDSKKITESLSMITGIADQTNLLALNASIEAARAGEHGRGFAVVADEVKNLSEHTKDAAMEVSKTLKAFNKRVEQMHEEAENSAAISQEIMAQVSSFRQQFSNLSQSAKASLDFIAYAKDKSFGLLTKLDHIVYKQNGYISIETPTDCPQRQAIMVDNHNCRLGKWYYEGLGYQKFRNTDAYAKLNRPHADVHTATQHAYEISRGKWVEDQAMLNEIIHQMQLAENASADVMQMIDAMVEEKHNKL; encoded by the coding sequence ATGAATTCCAATGCCAATATCCCGTTTTTAAGAACCAAGCTGAATTACGCGGTGGCGACGATACTGGTCTCGGTAGCGGCGGCCTTTGCCTATTCCGTTATCGCCTTCGGCTTTTCCTGGATCATGCTGCTGCTGTTATTGCCGTTGCCGCTGGTAGCGCTGGTGTCGTGGCAGACCGGCAAACAAAGCTTGACAGTGTTGGAGCGGATCGAGGACGTGCTGAAGTACACGATTAAGGGCGAACTCTACCACCGGGTAACCGGCACCCCCGGCATGGGCGAAATCGGCAAGGTGGCCTGGGAATTGAACGAGACGCTGGACATCATGGAATGTTATTTCAAAGAAATCAGCACCTGCTTTCGCCATGCCTCGGAGGGCAACCACGAGCGTTACGCCTTGGTCGACGGTTTGCCGGGCTTGCTGAAACAGTCCGCGAAAAACATGAACGCGGCGATCAAACTGATGGACGACAACGACAAGCTAATGATCAAAAACCGCTTGTCGGCCGGTCTGCACGCGCTGAATACGTCCAACTTGCTGAGCAATTTGAAAGGCAATCAGAACGATCTGATCAACATCACCGAGCAGATGCAGAAAGTGGAGAATATCGCCACCGAAACCGGGCGCAATGCCGACGACAGTCTGGCCACCGTGGAGACGATCAGCAACTCGTTGACCGGCATCAACTCCAATGTACATTCGGTATCCGACGTGATCGGCGCGTTGATCAACGACAGCAAAAAGATCACCGAGTCGCTATCGATGATTACCGGTATCGCCGACCAAACCAATCTGTTGGCGCTGAACGCTTCGATCGAGGCGGCGCGGGCCGGCGAACACGGCCGCGGTTTCGCCGTGGTCGCCGACGAGGTGAAAAACCTGTCCGAGCACACCAAGGACGCGGCGATGGAGGTATCGAAGACGTTGAAGGCCTTCAACAAGCGCGTCGAACAAATGCACGAGGAAGCCGAGAATTCGGCGGCGATTTCCCAGGAAATCATGGCGCAAGTCAGTTCGTTCCGGCAGCAGTTTTCCAATCTGTCGCAGTCGGCCAAAGCCTCGCTGGATTTTATCGCCTATGCCAAGGATAAGTCCTTCGGCTTGTTGACCAAGCTGGACCATATCGTCTACAAACAAAACGGCTACATCTCGATCGAGACTCCCACCGATTGCCCGCAACGCCAGGCCATCATGGTCGATAACCACAACTGCCGCCTGGGCAAATGGTATTACGAAGGCTTGGGGTACCAAAAATTCCGCAATACCGACGCCTACGCCAAACTGAACCGTCCGCACGCCGACGTCCACACCGCGACCCAGCACGCTTACGAAATCTCGCGCGGCAAATGGGTGGAAGACCAAGCCATGCTCAACGAAATCATCCACCAGATGCAGTTGGCCGAGAATGCCAGCGCCGACGTTATGCAAATGATCGACGCCATGGTCGAGGAAAAACATAACAAGCTTTGA
- the gltA gene encoding citrate synthase, producing MTDQKVTLKRDGQEQAVELPVTAGTMGPSVIDIRSLYAQTGCFTYDPGFTSTASCTSKITFIDGDAGVLLYRGYPIEQLAEKCDFLEVCYLLLNGDLPNGAEMKGFVTTISQHVMVHEQLAKFYSGFRRDAHPMAVLVGVVGALSAFYHDVMDITCKEDRYISAIRLIAKMPTMVAMCYKYSIGMPFIYPKRKLGYAENFMRMMHGDPGEDYLANPVLMRALDRILILHADHEQNASTSTVRLAGSSGANPYACVAAGIACLWGAAHGGANEAVLNMLEEIGDVSRIGEYVAKAKDKNDPFRLMGFGHRVYKNYDPRAKLMRQTCHEVLDELNLNDDRLFKLAMELERIALEDSYFVEKKLYPNVDFYSGIVLRALGIPTEMFTAIFALARSVGWIAQWDEMISDPELKIGRPRQLYRGVTTRDVKPISAR from the coding sequence ATGACTGATCAAAAAGTGACGTTAAAACGCGATGGCCAGGAACAGGCCGTCGAACTGCCGGTTACTGCTGGCACCATGGGGCCGTCGGTCATCGACATCCGCTCCTTGTATGCGCAAACCGGCTGCTTTACTTACGACCCCGGCTTTACTTCCACCGCCAGTTGTACCTCTAAAATCACCTTCATCGACGGCGATGCCGGCGTGCTGCTCTACCGCGGCTATCCTATCGAACAACTGGCCGAAAAATGCGATTTTCTGGAAGTGTGTTATCTGCTGCTGAACGGCGACCTGCCCAACGGTGCGGAAATGAAGGGTTTCGTCACGACCATCAGCCAGCACGTGATGGTCCACGAGCAGTTGGCCAAATTTTATAGCGGATTTCGCCGCGACGCCCACCCGATGGCGGTATTGGTGGGTGTGGTCGGGGCGCTGTCGGCGTTCTACCACGACGTGATGGATATCACCTGCAAGGAAGACCGCTATATCTCGGCGATTCGGCTGATTGCCAAAATGCCGACCATGGTAGCGATGTGTTACAAGTACAGCATCGGCATGCCGTTCATTTACCCCAAACGCAAACTGGGCTACGCCGAAAACTTCATGCGCATGATGCACGGCGACCCTGGCGAGGATTATCTGGCCAACCCGGTACTGATGCGGGCGCTGGACCGGATTCTGATTCTGCACGCCGACCACGAACAGAACGCTTCGACCTCGACGGTACGTCTGGCCGGTTCCAGCGGCGCCAATCCTTATGCTTGTGTCGCGGCCGGCATCGCCTGCCTCTGGGGCGCGGCGCACGGCGGCGCCAACGAAGCGGTGCTGAACATGCTGGAAGAAATCGGCGACGTATCGCGCATCGGCGAGTATGTGGCCAAAGCCAAGGATAAAAACGATCCGTTCCGCCTGATGGGCTTCGGCCATCGGGTCTACAAAAACTACGATCCGCGCGCCAAGTTGATGCGGCAAACCTGCCACGAAGTGCTGGACGAGTTGAACCTGAACGACGACCGTTTGTTCAAGTTGGCGATGGAATTGGAGCGGATCGCGCTGGAAGACTCGTATTTCGTCGAGAAGAAACTGTATCCGAACGTGGATTTTTACTCCGGCATCGTGTTGCGGGCGCTGGGGATTCCGACCGAAATGTTCACGGCGATTTTCGCGCTGGCCCGTTCGGTGGGCTGGATCGCGCAATGGGACGAAATGATCTCCGACCCGGAACTGAAGATCGGCCGGCCGCGCCAGCTTTACCGCGGCGTGACCACGCGCGACGTCAAACCGATCTCCGCCCGATAA
- a CDS encoding PAS domain-containing protein, which yields MKPGITPNNNEKKLDDEDFIVSKTDTSGRITYANRIFMEIAGYPEHELLGVQHNIIRHPDMPRGVFRFMWDTLKAGDEFFGFAKNLCADGGYYWVFANITPDYDSKGKLQGYYSVRRNPPRSALEVLIPIYREMLAIEKRSSTKEAPDKSLEYLLDQVRQAGAKNYNSLVLSLYKPNGV from the coding sequence ATGAAACCCGGTATTACTCCCAACAATAACGAAAAAAAACTGGATGACGAGGATTTCATCGTTTCCAAAACCGATACCTCCGGCCGCATTACTTACGCCAACCGGATTTTCATGGAGATAGCCGGTTACCCGGAGCACGAACTGCTTGGCGTGCAGCACAACATCATTCGCCATCCGGACATGCCGCGCGGCGTGTTTCGTTTTATGTGGGATACGTTGAAGGCCGGGGACGAATTTTTCGGTTTTGCCAAAAACCTGTGTGCCGACGGCGGTTATTACTGGGTGTTTGCCAACATCACTCCCGATTACGACAGTAAGGGTAAGCTGCAGGGCTATTACTCGGTACGGCGCAATCCGCCCCGTTCGGCCCTGGAAGTGCTGATCCCGATTTACCGGGAAATGCTGGCCATCGAGAAGCGCAGTTCCACCAAAGAGGCGCCGGATAAATCCCTGGAGTATCTGTTGGACCAAGTCAGGCAGGCCGGCGCCAAGAACTACAACAGCCTGGTGTTGAGCCTTTATAAACCCAACGGAGTTTAA
- a CDS encoding YqaA family protein, with amino-acid sequence MQFESWGLLGLFASAFISSTVAPGGSEAVLAYLVNQHQIPVVSLVAVATLGNTLGALTTWWLGLWAAAKYPADNLLAGERQRSLRAVRRWGSWALLFSWLPLVGDGLCFAAGWLRVSWVSSLCAIFFGKVLRYIAVAYAFI; translated from the coding sequence ATGCAATTCGAATCCTGGGGCCTGTTGGGCTTGTTCGCCAGCGCGTTTATTTCTTCGACGGTCGCGCCCGGCGGTTCCGAAGCGGTGTTGGCTTATCTGGTTAACCAGCATCAGATACCGGTAGTCTCGCTGGTTGCCGTCGCAACGCTGGGCAACACTTTGGGAGCCTTGACCACTTGGTGGCTCGGATTGTGGGCGGCCGCCAAATATCCGGCCGATAACCTGTTGGCCGGCGAGCGGCAGCGGTCGTTGCGCGCCGTGCGCCGCTGGGGCAGTTGGGCGTTGTTGTTTTCCTGGTTGCCGTTGGTGGGCGACGGCTTGTGCTTCGCGGCGGGGTGGTTGCGTGTGTCCTGGGTTTCCTCGCTGTGCGCGATCTTTTTCGGTAAAGTCTTGCGCTATATTGCCGTGGCTTACGCTTTTATCTGA
- a CDS encoding host attachment protein — translation MPVTRVIVADSSRARFFNLTSRIEPMLELDGLTHAEGRMRGQEEVSDRQGGIAGGHGEGDHTFEAPTDLKHHEAEVFARQIADRLEQGRVNHEFDKLVLVAPPAFLGALRQALNNHLQDLVEHSLDKNLVVADEAAIRDHIL, via the coding sequence ATGCCAGTCACCCGAGTCATAGTTGCCGATAGCAGCAGAGCACGTTTTTTCAACTTAACCAGCCGCATCGAGCCGATGCTCGAATTGGACGGTTTGACCCATGCCGAAGGCCGGATGCGCGGCCAGGAAGAGGTTAGCGACCGCCAAGGCGGCATTGCCGGCGGGCATGGCGAAGGCGACCATACCTTCGAAGCGCCCACCGATCTGAAACATCACGAAGCCGAGGTATTCGCCAGACAGATTGCCGACCGGCTGGAACAAGGGCGGGTTAACCACGAGTTTGACAAGTTGGTTTTGGTGGCGCCGCCGGCGTTTTTAGGGGCGCTCCGCCAAGCACTGAATAACCATTTGCAAGATCTGGTGGAACATTCGTTGGACAAAAACCTGGTTGTCGCCGACGAAGCGGCCATCCGCGACCACATTTTGTAA
- a CDS encoding valine--tRNA ligase, whose product MDKTYSPHAIEQRWYQLWEQSGYFAANREGASYCIMIPPPNVTGSLHMGHAFQDTIMDALTRYHRMKGCNALWQPGTDHAGIATQMVVERIINADGKTRHDYGRDAFIQKVWEWKEQSGGTITRQLRRMGSSLDWDKERFTMDEGMSAAVQEVFIKLYEEGLIYRGKRLVNWDPVLHTAVSDLEVLSEEEAGSMWHMRYPLSNGTGHLVVATTRPETMLGDAAVAVHPDDERYKHLIGELVELPLTGRLIPIIADEYVDPEFGTGCVKITPAHDFNDYEVWGRHKHMNVIADQPHGGLINIFTVDAAIRANDDGFEIIPQAYIGLDRFEARKRIVADLDAQGLLEKIADHKLMVPRGDRTGAVIEPFLTNQWYVKIAPLAKPAIEAVETGAIKFVPDNWKNTYFEWMRNIQDWCISRQIWWGHRIPAWYDDKGNTYVAHSEQEVREQHGLAADYPLHQDEDVLDTWFSSALWPFSTLGWPEKTPELAAHYPTSVLVTGFDIIFFWVARMIMMGLKFQGEVPFKEVYIHGLVRDAEGQKMSKSKGNVLDPIDIIDGIELDALVEKRVSGMMQPHLAKKIEQATRKQFPDGIPSYGTDALRFTFASLASTGRDIRFDLQRTEGYRNFCNKLWNAARYVLMNTEGQDNGVDCAECSYSPADLWILSRLNRTIAETSSAIDSYRFDLAAQAIYEFTWNEYCDWYLELAKISLQSDDALLQRGTRQTLLRVLETVLRLAHPIMPFITEEIWQRVGPLAGVTAATIMLQPYPASDASAIDAAAETQVKWAMDFILGIRRIRGEMNIAPGKPLNVLLQNGSANDQANLKQLESYLLKLGRLESITWLNAGDDAPESAIALVGDMKILIPMAGLIDKDAELARLDKEIQRIEKELPRIEGKLGNAAFVDKAPADVIAKEREKLAGLQSSLANLQEQYAKIKAL is encoded by the coding sequence ATGGACAAGACCTATTCCCCGCACGCTATCGAACAACGCTGGTATCAACTTTGGGAACAAAGCGGCTACTTCGCCGCCAACCGCGAAGGCGCATCGTATTGCATCATGATTCCGCCGCCCAACGTCACCGGCAGCCTGCACATGGGGCATGCGTTTCAGGACACCATCATGGATGCGCTGACTCGCTATCACCGGATGAAAGGTTGCAACGCCTTGTGGCAGCCGGGCACCGACCATGCCGGCATCGCCACGCAAATGGTGGTGGAGCGCATCATCAACGCCGACGGCAAGACTCGCCACGACTACGGCCGCGACGCCTTTATCCAAAAAGTCTGGGAATGGAAGGAACAATCCGGCGGCACGATTACCCGCCAGTTGCGCCGAATGGGTTCTTCGCTGGACTGGGATAAAGAGCGCTTCACGATGGATGAGGGCATGTCCGCCGCCGTGCAGGAAGTGTTTATCAAGTTGTACGAAGAAGGCTTGATCTATCGCGGTAAGCGTTTGGTGAACTGGGATCCGGTGTTGCACACCGCCGTGTCCGACTTGGAAGTATTGTCGGAAGAAGAAGCCGGCTCGATGTGGCATATGCGTTACCCGTTGTCCAACGGCACCGGTCATTTGGTCGTCGCGACGACACGGCCGGAAACCATGCTCGGCGATGCGGCGGTGGCGGTGCATCCGGACGACGAGCGTTACAAACACCTGATCGGCGAATTGGTGGAACTGCCGCTCACCGGCCGCTTGATTCCGATCATCGCCGACGAGTATGTCGATCCGGAATTCGGCACCGGTTGCGTCAAGATCACCCCTGCCCATGACTTCAACGACTACGAAGTCTGGGGTCGCCACAAACACATGAACGTGATAGCCGACCAGCCCCACGGCGGCTTGATCAACATCTTCACCGTCGATGCGGCGATACGGGCCAACGACGACGGTTTTGAAATCATTCCGCAAGCCTATATTGGCCTGGACCGCTTCGAGGCCCGCAAACGGATCGTCGCCGACCTGGACGCTCAAGGTCTTTTGGAAAAAATCGCCGACCACAAACTGATGGTGCCGCGCGGCGACCGCACCGGCGCGGTGATCGAACCGTTCCTGACCAACCAGTGGTACGTCAAGATCGCGCCATTAGCCAAGCCTGCCATCGAAGCGGTCGAAACCGGCGCGATCAAGTTCGTGCCGGACAACTGGAAGAACACCTATTTCGAATGGATGCGCAATATTCAGGATTGGTGCATCTCCCGGCAAATCTGGTGGGGCCACCGCATCCCGGCTTGGTACGACGACAAGGGCAACACCTACGTCGCCCATTCCGAGCAGGAAGTGCGCGAGCAACACGGTTTGGCTGCCGATTATCCGCTGCATCAAGACGAAGACGTGCTGGATACCTGGTTCTCGTCGGCGCTGTGGCCGTTCTCGACGCTGGGCTGGCCGGAAAAGACTCCGGAACTGGCCGCGCATTACCCAACCAGCGTGTTGGTCACAGGTTTCGACATCATTTTCTTCTGGGTGGCGCGGATGATTATGATGGGCCTGAAATTCCAGGGCGAGGTGCCGTTCAAGGAAGTTTACATCCACGGCCTGGTGCGCGACGCCGAAGGCCAGAAGATGTCCAAATCCAAGGGCAACGTGCTCGATCCGATCGACATCATCGACGGTATCGAACTGGATGCGCTGGTCGAAAAACGCGTGTCCGGCATGATGCAGCCGCACTTGGCCAAGAAAATCGAACAAGCCACCCGCAAGCAATTCCCGGACGGCATTCCGTCCTATGGCACCGACGCACTGCGCTTTACCTTCGCATCGCTGGCGTCGACCGGCCGCGACATTCGCTTCGATTTGCAGCGCACCGAAGGCTACCGCAACTTCTGCAACAAATTGTGGAACGCGGCGCGCTACGTGCTGATGAACACCGAAGGCCAGGACAACGGCGTCGATTGCGCCGAATGTAGCTATAGTCCGGCCGATCTGTGGATTTTGTCCAGACTGAACCGCACCATCGCCGAAACCAGCAGCGCGATCGACAGCTACCGCTTCGATTTGGCCGCGCAGGCGATTTACGAATTCACCTGGAACGAGTACTGCGACTGGTATCTGGAACTGGCGAAAATTTCGCTGCAAAGCGACGACGCCTTGTTGCAGCGCGGCACCCGCCAAACCCTGTTGCGGGTGCTGGAAACCGTACTGAGACTGGCGCATCCGATCATGCCGTTCATCACCGAGGAAATCTGGCAACGTGTCGGACCGTTGGCCGGCGTGACGGCGGCGACCATCATGTTGCAGCCTTACCCGGCAAGCGACGCAAGCGCTATCGACGCCGCCGCCGAAACGCAAGTGAAGTGGGCGATGGATTTCATCCTCGGCATCCGCCGGATTCGCGGCGAAATGAACATCGCGCCGGGCAAGCCATTGAACGTCTTGCTGCAAAACGGCTCTGCCAATGACCAAGCCAATCTCAAACAGCTGGAAAGCTATTTGCTGAAACTGGGCCGCCTGGAAAGCATTACCTGGCTGAACGCCGGCGATGACGCGCCGGAATCGGCGATTGCGCTGGTCGGCGACATGAAAATCCTGATCCCGATGGCCGGCTTGATCGACAAGGACGCCGAACTGGCGCGGCTGGACAAGGAAATTCAACGCATCGAAAAAGAGCTGCCGCGCATCGAAGGCAAGCTCGGCAATGCCGCCTTCGTCGACAAAGCTCCGGCCGACGTTATCGCCAAGGAACGGGAAAAACTGGCCGGGCTACAGTCGTCGCTGGCCAATCTGCAGGAACAGTACGCCAAAATCAAAGCCTTGTAA
- a CDS encoding response regulator, translating to MTDRELSNLQVFLVEPSHTQQLIIIQYLQSFGISDIGCVATGGELFERLQHSRPDLVVSAMYLPDMTGVELVHALRKDGASYEMAFLLISSETNIKYLEPIRQAGAIAILPKPFTREAMHTALQSTLEYVHPEKLGLEHIDIEDLRVLLVDDSEFSLKYLIKVFNNIGIDQLAVAHDGRQGLQLFSQHYFDLVVTDYNMPEMDGLQLVEHIRNHPERGSTPILMVTSEQNQSRLAAIEKSDVSAILDKPFEPTSIKRLLLNLLN from the coding sequence ATGACCGATCGCGAGCTGTCGAATCTCCAAGTGTTTCTGGTAGAGCCGTCCCACACCCAGCAGCTCATCATCATCCAATATCTGCAAAGCTTCGGTATCAGCGATATCGGCTGCGTCGCCACCGGCGGCGAATTGTTCGAGCGTTTGCAGCACAGCCGGCCGGATTTGGTGGTCAGCGCCATGTATCTGCCGGACATGACCGGCGTGGAACTGGTGCACGCTTTGCGCAAGGACGGCGCATCGTACGAGATGGCGTTTCTGTTGATTTCCAGCGAAACCAACATCAAATACCTGGAGCCGATCCGCCAAGCCGGGGCGATTGCGATTCTGCCGAAGCCGTTCACCCGCGAGGCGATGCACACCGCTTTGCAATCCACGCTGGAATACGTGCATCCGGAAAAACTCGGGTTGGAACATATCGATATCGAGGACTTGCGGGTACTGCTGGTCGACGACAGCGAGTTCTCGTTGAAGTACTTGATCAAAGTGTTCAACAACATCGGCATCGACCAGTTGGCCGTCGCCCACGACGGTAGGCAAGGCTTGCAGCTATTCAGTCAGCATTACTTCGATTTGGTCGTAACCGATTACAACATGCCGGAAATGGACGGTCTGCAATTGGTCGAACATATCCGCAACCACCCGGAACGCGGTTCCACGCCGATTCTGATGGTGACCAGCGAACAAAACCAGAGCCGCTTGGCCGCAATCGAAAAATCGGACGTGTCGGCCATTCTCGATAAGCCCTTCGAACCCACCTCTATCAAACGCCTGTTGTTAAATCTGCTGAATTAG
- a CDS encoding MOSC domain-containing protein yields the protein MDLRQLCQGFASTGRIEAIVLRPARDEPAVSVNAAVAEPGRGLIGDRRAAGKQSGRQSPKREITLFQAEHLPLVAGWCGLDYLDPLRLRRNLLISGLNLVGMRSPFPDAQLEWAVGHEVRIRITGPCDPCSKMAAELGAGSYNALRGHGGMTAAIVAGGVIRVGDCVSLHAITTRPGKTSAAD from the coding sequence ATGGACCTGCGGCAGCTCTGCCAAGGCTTCGCAAGCACCGGCCGGATCGAAGCCATCGTTTTGCGCCCGGCGCGCGACGAACCGGCGGTTTCGGTCAACGCAGCCGTTGCCGAACCGGGTCGCGGCTTGATCGGCGACCGCCGTGCGGCCGGCAAACAGTCCGGCCGGCAATCGCCGAAACGAGAGATTACGTTGTTTCAAGCCGAACACCTGCCGCTGGTCGCCGGCTGGTGCGGACTCGACTATCTGGATCCGCTCCGGCTACGGCGCAATCTGCTGATTTCCGGTTTGAACTTGGTTGGCATGCGTTCGCCGTTTCCGGACGCGCAATTGGAATGGGCCGTCGGCCACGAGGTGAGAATTCGGATTACCGGCCCGTGCGACCCGTGCTCGAAAATGGCGGCCGAATTAGGCGCGGGCAGCTACAACGCGTTGCGCGGCCACGGCGGCATGACGGCCGCCATAGTGGCCGGCGGCGTGATCCGAGTCGGCGACTGCGTCAGCTTGCATGCGATAACAACGCGGCCGGGCAAAACCTCGGCCGCGGATTGA
- a CDS encoding HDOD domain-containing protein, translated as MGGSQKAPETLEDWTELLRAQEMPIFSNTAHNIYAALDDRKKGAMELATVILQDPNLTAKVLKVGSSPYYNPSKQKMSTVSRAIVVLGAEIIRELTLACSFFEAILSSNDKNRANREIAKALHAAVQAKNIALTVGDVSPEEVFVAALLHNLGHVAFWCSADPHSKKAHAAIEKSGLDSAEAEKKILGFSLRDLGKKLSKSWSLGGLIEEAIAKPDSADKRVQLVKLGHDICQALQAGPDSALMTACLAKFNELSKLPLPEIRARIEKNTEEAALIARQFGADDASRFIKKDAVGEDMPADEPFDKKQLQFQILQDISSHISSQINLNQLFEMVLEGIHRGVEMDRTLFMLLSPDKQALNEKFSLGWRKPVPEQKLRILNSENSANLFFNALRQTEGVWQFPEQHPALYTPQIVQQIGRHECFIFPIRAENKVVGLIYCDHSIHGLPLTRDDFIAANHFAKQAHIGLTLYCMKSH; from the coding sequence ATGGGCGGATCGCAAAAAGCTCCCGAAACCCTGGAAGATTGGACGGAGCTGTTGCGCGCCCAAGAAATGCCGATTTTCTCCAACACCGCGCACAATATTTACGCCGCGTTGGACGACCGCAAAAAAGGGGCGATGGAATTGGCGACGGTGATTTTGCAGGATCCGAATCTGACCGCCAAGGTGCTGAAAGTCGGCAGCAGCCCTTATTACAATCCGTCGAAACAAAAGATGAGCACCGTTTCGCGGGCCATCGTCGTGTTGGGCGCCGAAATCATCCGCGAATTGACACTGGCCTGCTCGTTTTTCGAAGCGATTTTGTCGTCCAACGACAAAAACCGGGCCAACCGGGAGATTGCCAAAGCCTTGCACGCCGCAGTCCAGGCCAAGAATATCGCGCTGACCGTCGGCGACGTTTCGCCGGAAGAGGTGTTCGTCGCCGCCTTGCTGCATAATCTCGGCCACGTCGCGTTCTGGTGTTCCGCCGATCCGCACTCGAAAAAGGCGCATGCCGCAATCGAAAAATCCGGTTTGGACAGCGCGGAGGCCGAGAAAAAAATCCTCGGCTTTTCGTTGCGCGATTTGGGTAAAAAGCTCAGCAAGTCATGGAGCCTGGGCGGCTTGATCGAAGAGGCGATCGCCAAACCGGATTCCGCGGACAAGCGGGTGCAATTGGTCAAATTGGGTCACGACATTTGCCAGGCGTTACAAGCCGGCCCGGACTCGGCATTGATGACCGCTTGCCTGGCCAAGTTCAATGAACTTTCCAAGTTGCCGTTGCCGGAAATTCGCGCCAGGATCGAGAAAAATACCGAGGAGGCGGCGCTGATCGCCCGCCAATTCGGTGCCGACGACGCGTCGCGCTTCATCAAAAAAGACGCTGTCGGCGAAGATATGCCGGCCGACGAACCGTTCGACAAGAAACAATTGCAGTTCCAAATCCTGCAGGATATCAGCAGCCATATAAGCAGCCAGATCAATCTGAATCAATTGTTCGAAATGGTGTTGGAGGGCATCCACCGCGGCGTGGAAATGGACCGGACTCTGTTCATGCTGTTGAGCCCGGACAAACAGGCGCTGAACGAAAAGTTTTCGTTGGGTTGGCGCAAGCCGGTTCCGGAACAGAAGTTGCGGATTTTGAATTCGGAAAATTCCGCAAATCTGTTTTTCAATGCGCTGCGCCAAACCGAAGGCGTCTGGCAATTTCCTGAGCAGCATCCCGCCCTTTATACGCCGCAAATCGTGCAACAGATCGGCCGGCACGAGTGCTTCATCTTTCCGATTCGGGCCGAGAATAAGGTCGTCGGCTTGATCTATTGCGACCACTCCATTCATGGGCTACCTTTAACCCGCGACGATTTTATCGCAGCCAACCATTTCGCCAAGCAAGCCCACATCGGCTTGACCCTTTATTGCATGAAGAGCCATTAA